The genomic interval CAAAAGTATTTGCCTGTCTACTTCTACATGTACAGTACATGAATTTGATTATTCTTCATTTATAAGGTCCAATTTATTGATGGAGCCAAGCTGCCAGCAACAGCGACTTTAACTATTTTGtgaacatcttccacaaggtttaggaatgtgttcatagttagatgaggaAACCAAAACTGCAGCCTCcactaattcatcccaaaggtgttcaagaaggatGAGGTCAGGACTCGGTGCAGACCAGTCACATttttccacaccaaactttatacacctgcagccatagaTGGGACTAGAACACTAGAATTCATTTATCTGGTGGTTTCACCAAATACTTTTGGTAATATGGTATATATGGTCAGATTACTAAAATCTTCCCAGAGCATTCAATAAAATAACTCAATAACAGATGTAAATAAGTTTCATTTGAATCATTTAAAACAATCTATGATGTTAGTTTGACTTTATTGTTTCTGTCCGAGTCACCTTCACTCAATCAACCACCTCTGAAATTTCAAATGTACATACCGGTGGCCTTTTCCATTCGATCTGGACCGGAACGCTCTGGCTAAAGAAAAGTGAGGCGCCGGTTGCAGGGAAGTCCGGGTCCTCAAACAGGACCCCCTTCTGAAGACACTCCTGCCTGAGCTGCTCGTATGACTTTCCATCCCACTGAGTGTTCACGACCTGGGTGGAGCCCGAGCCTCTGCCGGACAGAGTGGACTGCAGAGGCATTCTCTTCTTCAAGGACCTCGACGAGCGGAGAAGGTGATAGGTGAGCTGCACCTGACAAAGTGGCCAGCGCTGCAGCTGATGTGGGGAAGAGTGTCAGGTGGGTAGGGTTGGGTGGACACACCCCAGTCAGACAGAAACTGGTTTGTCCTCCAGGCAGAGAACCGCTCCCTTTCTGTCACTCTCACTGGGTTTGGCCTGCAGGAAGATTCATCCTGGTTGACAACAGGAACATTAAAGACctaaaaatgatttaatgaaaTCTCCAAACAGGATTTTGTGCAAAGTACAAAACTTTAGAGCATTTTTGTCTTGGAACTGGGTCAAATTACACTGTCCATGAAATACCTATCAATGCTATACTAAAAGCAGCTAGATTCATATGAAGAACCTGCCTGGGGTTCTTTAAAATAGTGATAACCTAATTGCTAGGTTAAAATTAGGCCTGGGACAGGCATCAGCCTACAGTACAACAGGTAATCCCTTCCTCAATGAAACACATTGAGATCACCTACACCTAGATAAACTCTAACTAGAACAAGactaaataacataaaacaaactctACTTGATGGAAATTGCAGCAACAACATTGTCtttgaaacatgaaaaaatcaCCTGAAAAATCTTTAAGAATCCTAAGATTCAAACTTCTGAAAAGATTTAGATGAGCCCTACTAGTGAGGAAGAGCAGCACTCATCTGTTTGGAAAGTATTGGAAATTAAATGTGATGAATATTGAATGCAACCCAAATAATAAACATCTAAAAGAACATAGCAGCTTGAGGAAGGAATACTCAACTTTATTAAACTTCAGTTTTTAACGATATTGTTTTTCTAGACAAAGCTCTGAAGCACATTACATGTCATTTTGTAAGTCTGACATTTACATTGGTATTGTAATTTCTTTTCTGTATTCAGGGCTGTGAAAGAATTTAGTAAGACTTAAAATTGTTTCTATGGTCCTAAGAGTGGTTTGTAAGACTTGTTAAGCAACGTCAAACAAAGATCCTGAAAAGCTGGATCGTTGCATGTGTTGTTGCATTCTCCCTCCCTCCATTCTTCAGTCATTGTTTGGTCTTGCTTTGCAGGTGTCACCCAGAATGAAGCATCTGCTAACAGAACGGCTGCAAGATGGATGAAAATCGTTCAAGGTTATGGACCAGTCAGCTTTTGCTGAGGAAACCTTCTGTCTGTGGGAGATGGTGAAAATGCCAGCAACTCCAGGTAGCaccagaatcctgctatgaaaAATGAGTAGACGTGTGTTCACCTTGAGACAAGGAAGCAGCGACGCCACATCTATATGGAAcagcagtcttttttttttttttcattgaatttGCCCGTCACAGAAGGCAGACACATTGCAGTCTGAGGTCATTCTGTGCAGTCATTTTTGTAAGAATCTTTCACAGATATCACTCTTTAAAATGAAGtcatttcagcattttttgCACCTTACGTTCTGCCCTCCATGGTGTCAGTCTGATGATCCTCCAAGAGAGAAAAAGGAACATTCTGACCATCAGAGGAGTGAGGGAAAGTGTAGTCTGCCATTGTTCTTGTTCCTGGTCCTCAGGAaccactgtcctgcatgttttaggggtTTCCTTGCTGTCACAGACACAACTTAAATGTAAGGGTCATTAAATGGGTATGGTTAACCCTAAGCCTAAGGACAGTGGGCcgtgaggaccagggttgagaaCCACTGCTATCAGGTTAAAGCAGGTGAAGAAATCAAGCCTTTCAGAATTGGCAGTTTAATCAGAAGAAACCTCTAAAGAAATAATCACTGGTCAAACTTTcccacaaaaatacatttttcctaTTCAAGCACAGCACAGACGCACATTCCATGGAACAGTCTGTCCACTTTAATCCATAAAaacagatatacaggtccttctcaaaatattagcatattgtgataaagttcattattttccataatgtcatgatgaaaatttaacattcatatattttagattaattgcacactaactgaaatatttcaggtcttttattgtcttaatacagatgattgtggcatacagctcatgaaaacccaaaattcctatctcacaaaattagcatatttcatccgaccaataaaagaaaagtgtttttaatacaaaaaacgtcaaccttcaaataatcatgcacagttatgcactcaatacttggtcgggaatccttttgcagaaatgactgcttcaatgcagcgtggcatggaggcaatcagcctgtggcactgctgaggtcttatggaggcccaggatgcttcgatagcggcctttagctcatccagagtgttgggtcttgagtctctcaacgttctcttcacaatatcccacagattctctatggggttcaggtcaggagagttggcaggccaattgagcacagtgataccatggtcagtaaaccatttaccagtggttttggcactgtgagcaggtgccaggtcgtgctgaaaaatgaaatcttcatctccataaagcttttcagcagatggaagcatgaagtgctccaaaatctcctgatagctagctgcattgaccctgcccttgataaaacacagtggaccaacaccagcagctgacacggcaccccagaccatcactgactgtgggtacttgacactggacttctggcattttggcatttccttctccccagtcttcctccagactctggcaccttgatttccgaatgacatgcagaatttgcttgcatccgaaaaaagtactttggaccactgagcaacagtccagtgctgcttctctgtagcccagatcaggcggttctgccactgtttctggttcaaaagtggcttgacctggggaatgcggcacctgtagcccatttcctgcacactcctgtgcacggtggctctggatgtttctactccagactcagtccactgcttccgcaggtcccccaaggtctggaatcggcccttctccacaatcttcctcagggtccggtcacctcttctcgttgtgcagcgttttctgccacactttttccttcccacagacttcccactgaggtgccttgatacagcactctgggaacagcctattcgttcagaaatttctttctgtgtcttaccctcttgcttgagggtgtcaatagtggccttctggacagcagtcaggtcggcagtcttacccatgattggggttttgagtgatgaaccaggctgggagttttaaaggcctcaggaatcttttgcaggtgtttagagttaactcgttgattcagatgattaggttcatagctcgtttagagacccttttaatgatatgctaattttgtgagataggaattttgggttttcatgagctgtatgccaaaatcatccgtattaagacaataaaaggcctgaaatatttcagttagtgtgcaatgaatctaaaatatatgaatgttaaattttcatcatgacattatggaaaataatgaactttatcacaatatgctaatattttgagaaggacctgtagctgtaGTTCATCTAAAGTATGACTGCTAAAGACTACAGCAACAATCAGGTTTCACTGCTGCTCTGAGGAGAAGGCTGTGGGAGAATGAAACCACTTTCTTCTCTGAGTTATACTGATTGTTTTGGTGCTGTGTTGTTGTACCGTGAAAAACCATGACATCACAACAGCATAAAAGAAAACTCACCAACATTTTATTAGACATACTTTGGTTATTTTACAACTGCCATATGAGGACATGAAAAATGATAGAGGAAACTAAACTGAACGTTTGACACTCGGGTCTCTGGAGACAACGTTGTTAAAGGAACATCTGAACACAGTCAGCCTTTTCTCAAAGTCTAAACACAAACCAAAGTCCTACAGCTACACTTCAGCTTTCTCCAGGGCTGTTCCTGTGACCAGCAGCAGGTTGCAGGCCATGAACTGAACATTAAGAACATTGCTGGTGTTTCCAACATACAGGCCCACCAACTCGCTGGACGAGCCGTCAGCAGGCGTTCCACCGTGGGAGTTGCGAATGTCCCACACTCTGACAGAGTTGTCTATAGATGACGACACCACCAGGCTGCTGTCTGGGCTGAAGGACAGGCTGGTGATGCTGTCTGTATGGCCACGCAGATCTTTGAACAAAGTCCCTGCTGCCAAGTCCCACAACTTCACCCGCTGGTCCTCTCCCGCAGAAGCCAGGTACTTCCCATTAGGTGAGAAGGCCAGTGACAGCACGGTGCCACGGTGGCCAGTGAAGAGGCGAACCGACTGCCCCTGCTGGGTGCTCCACAGGCGAATAGTCTTGTCTGTGGAACCGGTAGCCAGGTAGTTGGAGTTCGGGTGGAACTTGACACAGTCGACGTCAGAGAGGTGCCCCACATAGTGCCGCAGCGGATAGGTGCGGGAGAATGTCCAAAGGCGGGCGGTGCGGTCGTGGGAGCTGCTGGCAAAATAGAGGCTGCAGGGGCTGACGTCCACATCCCATACTGGGTAGGTGTGGCCCTGGTAGAGCACCGTGTTGGTGAAGCTGCCAAGGTCCCAGTATCGAATAGTTGTGTCCTCAGAGCAAGAGAGCAGGCCTGAGCTGTCCGTTAGGAAGGCAGTACGATACACAGGGCCGCTGTGACCTCGCAGCATTTTTATCTCACTGCCGCAGCCATCCTCTTCATCTACctgaaacacaacaaacaacAGTAGAGATACGCCTGCAATGATATGCCACCGTCTACCAAGAAGAAGTATGTTGTGTTGAATCTACTGGTGGCAAAACTACGAAATCCTGAAGAACCTTGATTAAAGGTTACATCCAAGGCCTTGACATAACTCTGGAAAAATGACGAGCAGAAAGGTAGCGGTGCCCCCCACATCCAGAAGACTCGACCCTGTTAGTAATGTTGGCTGGGTGAAGGGAGTTTTGTGCAGGCGTGGACCGCTGCCTCATTATTAGCTGTTCTATATAGTGTTCAGTAAAGACCACGTTAAAACGGATTTCTGTATTGTTGTACCAGTCTGTGAAAATTAAACGAGTGAATGtgaattttttcttttaaagtttgtGAAGGTTTAAAGCACTGCTGTATTCATTTCAAACCAGTTTCCCTCTATAAAAttcgttttctttttttgacacTTTAATTTCTTCCAAATTccagttttaaaacttttatttttctaaactaTACATTCTAAACAGCTACAAAGCGTCTGTTCATTATGGTAATGAAAAAAATTCAACTCCACCCAGATCTATTGGGATTAAATTACTGAGTTCATAAAGCTCTttaaaagttctgtttttgtttttttcagtaagTAAAATTAAAGACAAATTAGGACAAGTTTAATAGGAGAGTAAATAAGTAGTTATTTTTGTATACCTAAAAACTCTTCAGACATGTCATCGGTATTAGATTGTTTTCAGCAGTGCTGTGACACTCACTCACTCAAATAACGATCATCGGGGCCTGCTCCTGgattttttcctccttttgtcCATGACAGAATAATATTTTGAGTTTCTGCATGAGAGAATTCTCTGTTTCACCAGTTAGCTTGTTTTTAGGCGAGTTGTCTTGAACTTCACTTAAACAAAAGtagctttattatttattcattatcaTCATTAAATACTAAAGGATTGTCTGACTTGCACATataacattaaaatgtattcagtaAATGTCCTGCTTTCCATTGCACAGTGGGAATATGACTCATAGTTTCACCTTGGCGGTTCAGTTTCACTTATTTATGAAAAAAGAAgactcacaaaaaaaaaagtttttctcctGCTTCATTCACTAGACGCTTTGCTTTATATGACGTAATAATAAATGTTATAGCAGAATGCAGCACTGCCCTGCACTCAGATcggtctaacagctgctggtcTAATAATGCAGAGCTGAGCCTTGGCCAGAGGTCACATCAGACAGACACACAGCGAGCAGCAGCAACCAGTGGGGTTGGACTCTCACTGTAAGCGTCAGACTGTCAGGGAAAAACACTACCTGTTAGACCAAATGAACAAATTCAATGATGTTTCTTGTTATAGAGGAGATTAAATGCCatggtttttttccccattgtCCACGGTGCGGACATCATAGGACACCATTAACAGCCTCCGATAGATTTTCTTTCAAGATTGCCTTATGTCTGCTTCCATCCACCTTCCCATCAAATGTGACAAGCTTCCCTCCCCCTGATTTAAAACAAGTATTCCCACAGCactatgctgccaccaccatattttactATGATGTCAGAGTTAGTTTGCCAACACACCTAGGGgtttgtatttgtactgagtttaattacacacagctgggctttttactaattaggtgtcTTCTAAAGGTAAATGGTTGTATTaagtttatttaggggtgtcacaGTAAAGGTGACAGAATACAAATGTATATACTCAGGCCTCACCTCCTCCTCTTGGACATCACATGCCAGGTGGATGCACGACACGTCGGCCTGATGCGGTTTGGCCTTCAGCTTTCGGGCTCGGAGGCTCCAGAGCTTCACTGCAGAGCTGTCGAATCCAGCAGCCAACAGGCGACTGTCTGGGGAAACCTCGGCGGTGTTAAGCATATGCTCCGTGTGGTGGAAGGCATAAAAGCAGATGGTTGTGAGTGAGGGTGGGCCTTCACGGACTTTCTTAATGCAGTCCTGCAATGCGAGAAGCGCcacctcattctgtgggatccCCGCAGGG from Girardinichthys multiradiatus isolate DD_20200921_A chromosome 5, DD_fGirMul_XY1, whole genome shotgun sequence carries:
- the taf5l gene encoding TAF5-like RNA polymerase II p300/CBP-associated factor-associated factor 65 kDa subunit 5L — its product is MKRVRAEQIQYAVAQYLKRRQYVDTDGSLKGGKLFQSTEELAASLTVQTESGCANVVSAAPCQSDPQQYEIQFSRLHSFLAETEISYAQEVSSLLYPLFVYLHIDMVHCGLKGAVDSFYVRFHDVFLNDGEQRSVIEQLRHIVTAQDVAANPKLRSFLEHKYVLHLTEPAHSYLLRYLQSEDNSALCRVLSAHLQVEVTTSRRTEYQLYGTAGGFMAATNSISTSWVGVGGAEGGEGVEVPAGIPQNEVALLALQDCIKKVREGPPSLTTICFYAFHHTEHMLNTAEVSPDSRLLAAGFDSSAVKLWSLRARKLKAKPHQADVSCIHLACDVQEEEVDEEDGCGSEIKMLRGHSGPVYRTAFLTDSSGLLSCSEDTTIRYWDLGSFTNTVLYQGHTYPVWDVDVSPCSLYFASSSHDRTARLWTFSRTYPLRHYVGHLSDVDCVKFHPNSNYLATGSTDKTIRLWSTQQGQSVRLFTGHRGTVLSLAFSPNGKYLASAGEDQRVKLWDLAAGTLFKDLRGHTDSITSLSFSPDSSLVVSSSIDNSVRVWDIRNSHGGTPADGSSSELVGLYVGNTSNVLNVQFMACNLLLVTGTALEKAEV